Genomic segment of Pseudomonas iranensis:
GCGAGGTGGACTACGTGGTCAATCTGCTGCCGAACACCGAACACACCCACGATATCTACGACGCGGCGCTGTTCAAGCAATTCAAACCGACCGGACTGTTCATCAACGCTGGACGCGGTGTGGCAGTGGTCGATGCTGATCTGGTTGAAGCTTTGAAGGAAGGGCATCTGGCCGGCGCGGTGATCGACGTCTGCCGTCAGGAACCATTGCCGCAACGCCATCCATTCTGGACCGCGTGGGGCTTGCTTCTGACCGGGCACAGCTCGGCACCGACCTCGCCGGCGCTGATGGTGGATTTGTTTGTGCAGAACCTGAAGGCGTATGAGGCGGGTGAAGCGTTGCGTGGCGAGGTAGATTTCACCCGCGGATATTGATCCAGCGCCGATCATCGTGGAGCGAGCCCGCTCGCGAAGAGGGCGTGTCAGTGGACAACAGCGTGTCTGACACAGCGCTTTCGCGAGCAGGCTCGCTCCCACACTGGTTTCAAAGGGTAGCCACCAGTTTGCTCAGTGGGCGGCGCTGGCGCTGACAAGCGGATTTACCGACAGTCGCCAGCGCTTGGCCCTTGCGTCCGCTGGCACTAGACTGGCGGCCTTTTCACAACCTTGATGTTGATGCTTGAGCCATGGCCGCCATAGTCGAACCGTTCTGGAAACGCAAAACCCTCGATCAGCTCGATCACGAGGAGTGGGAATCGCTGTGTGACGGCTGCGGTCTGTGCTGCCTGCAAAAGCTCGAGGATGAAGAAGACAACAGCGTCTATTACACGCGCATCGCCTGCAAACTGCTGGATCTGAAAACCTGTCAGTGCAGCGATTATCCGAACCGGATCAAGTTTGTCCCTGACTGCATCCAGCTCACGCCGGGTCAGGCGGAAGAGTTCAAATGGCTACCGCCGACCTGCGGTTATCGTCTGGTCAGCGAAGGCAAGGATCTGCCGTTATGGCATCACCTGGTGTGTGGCGACCGCGACGCGGTGCACCATGAGCGGATTTCCCAGTCCGGGCGCATGCTCGCCGAAGGCAGCGTGCCGGAGGATGACTGGGAAGATCATCTGATCTTTCGCGCGGGCTGAGGTGGTGGGTTGTTGAACCCGTAAAGATCAAAAGATCGCAGCCTTCGGCAGCTCCTACAATGGAAAACGTGATTCCGTGTAGGAGCTGCCGAAGGCTGCGATCTTTTGCTTTAAAGCCTCAGACGCCGGCTTTCGGCGAGGTCAGCGAATCGTTGCCGGTAACGGTTGCCGTTTCGGTGGCCACTTCGGCATTGGTCTTCAGCTTGCTCAGTTCTTCCCCGGCGCGTTCGATCTTCGCCCGCACGTTGCTCATGTCCTGACGGCCTTTTTCCAGCAGACTTTTCGCCGAGCAGTGCCCGGTAATGCCACG
This window contains:
- a CDS encoding YcgN family cysteine cluster protein; translated protein: MAAIVEPFWKRKTLDQLDHEEWESLCDGCGLCCLQKLEDEEDNSVYYTRIACKLLDLKTCQCSDYPNRIKFVPDCIQLTPGQAEEFKWLPPTCGYRLVSEGKDLPLWHHLVCGDRDAVHHERISQSGRMLAEGSVPEDDWEDHLIFRAG
- a CDS encoding YgaP family membrane protein, whose translation is MSELKRVERIESTPFQSPSHKNVHGWERVGSLTGGVLMVGKGLRRGGVFGLIQVALGGMAVARGITGHCSAKSLLEKGRQDMSNVRAKIERAGEELSKLKTNAEVATETATVTGNDSLTSPKAGV